One segment of Salvelinus alpinus chromosome 1, SLU_Salpinus.1, whole genome shotgun sequence DNA contains the following:
- the LOC139570781 gene encoding toll-like receptor 13, translating into MFPHPAVLFLWIQSASGWMHPKCQIYDSGEDLGDFLKWTCNYLPRHVEHYTAACEDVTAIEEDLLGLPPNINTLCISMKHGESRSMSLGFFSHFQDLEYLYIEGCLTQILPTGNSHLPNLQHMSLIGKWGTGSGCCDCHIGPHTFRNIVKLCDLTIWGYRLTAMAPDVFHGIPQLQRFIISEPCVEDWSEVLCRIMNIKSLIELKIKAPEIQSLNQSNCSILNTKESMKPVFNNLASADFSFGEITHIEEGALAWLPNLTRLTGAFSQEVLLRLPLSGIQQIQYFSCSGSNDIDFECICDVVFLLSIKEIYLANANIRSLSMSSVELCTGLEYMYLNGLGSVHPSPHFKWNFISSLKNLNQLNIVFLRDKNPEICSFQKQPITWLTKLTLFINIQTLFAKQFSCLVTLQSLDLTENLISNIEDFAFLGLTNLESLDITSNKITQINANTFFGLHSLTWLHLRNNPLIHNIEAMSFTHLTSLRQVFLGQVNNPLTEPVIKLNLTLIFGAILSADSSVH; encoded by the coding sequence ATGTTTCCCCACCCTGCCGTCCTGTTCCTGTGGATTCAGAGTGCTAGTGGATGGATGCATCCTAAATGCCAGATTTATGACAGTGGTGAAGACTTGGGAGACTTTCTCAAATGGACCTGCAACTACTTACCTCGTCATGTAGAACATTACACTGCTGCCTGTGAAGATGTCACAGCCATCGAGGAGGATCTACTTGGACTTCCCCCTAATATCAATACCCTCTGCATATCTATGAAACATGGTGAAAGTAGATCCATGTCTCTGGGCTTTTTCTCTCACTTTCAGGATCTGGAGTACCTGTACATTGAGGGATGTTTAACTCAAATCCTTCCAACTGGGAATAGTCATCTTCCAAATCTGCAACATATGTCCTTGATAGGTAAATGGGGAACGGGCTCTGGATGCTGTGATTGTCATATTGGGCCTCATACATTCAGAAATATAGTTAAGTTATGTGATTTGACCATATGGGGTTACAGGTTAACAGCAATGGCCCCAGATGTTTTCCATGGCATCCCTCAGTTACAAAGATTCATCATTAGTGAACCCTGTGTTGAGGATTGGTCAGAGGTACTATGCAGAATAATGAATATAAAGTCACTTATAGAGCTAAAAATCAAAGCACCAGAGATACAATCGTTAAACCAATCAAACTGCTCCATTTTAAACACAAAAGAAAGCATGAAACCTGTTTTTAACAATCTAGCAAGTGCGGACTTCTCATTtggtgaaataacacatatagaggAAGGTGCACTGGCTTGGCTCCCGAACCTGACAAGGTTAACTGGGGCTTTCAGCCAGGAAGTCCTACTGCGCCTTCCCCTGTCTGGGATTCAGCAAATTCAGTACTTCAGTTGCTCTGGTAGTAATGACATTGATTTTGAATGTATCTGTGATGTAGTGTTTTTGCTTTCAATCAAGGAAATATATTTAGCCAATGCCAATATACGTAGCCTCTCCATGTCCAGTGTTGAATTGTGCACTGGGCTAGAATATATGTATTTAAATGGACTTGGATCCGTCCATCCTTCGCCCCATTTTAAATGGAATTTCATTTCCAGTCTCAAAAACCTTAACCAATTGAACATAGTTTTCCTAAGAGATAAAAACCCTGAGATTTGCTCCTTCCAAAAACAACCAATCACATGGTTAACAAAACTCACTTTGTTTATCAATATACAAACACTTTTTGCTAAACAATTTAGCTGTCTTGTTACGCTGCAGTCTCTGGATTTAACAGAGAATTTAATTTCAAACATTGAAGATTTTGCTTTCCTGGGATTGACAAATCTGGAATCCTTAGACATTACAAGTAATAAGATAACACAGATAAATGCAAACACATTTTTTGGTTTACATAGTTTGACATGGTTACACCTCAGGAACAATCCACTTATTCACAACATTGAGGCAATGTCTTTCACACACCTCACGTCTCTTAGACAAGTGTTTCTCGGGCAAGTGAACAATCCACTAACAGAACCTGTGATCAAGCTGAATCTGACACTTATATTTGGTGCCATTCTGTCAGCTGACTCATCTGTACATTAG
- the LOC139570787 gene encoding toll-like receptor 13 codes for MRPMQLTLGSNITSKQNLSLQLKGHTVSFEDCDRPFFQSVTHLHADAEEFLCGSEFMGKYFTSVETFDYRSKLTAKRVDLTSMNQLIHLRKLTLRQVDLLTQRSADIIFHNLTKLEVLELDNCRIYSLEGSLIKDFKSLKTLYLHVENIYNVFYSFTEHLSSLKYLTFDNLQMFCSCDNAWLITWAKGCRQVEVIMLTPYTHPVMYALEDLTCLSDNGLDTPNFVKYTEANCTTEELGFVLFAVTGLGVLFFMLVVLVLNITLGWQSEVMRSNTRGRYHYDVFVSYSGKDERWVVEELLPNLEQRGPPFLRLCLHSRDFQLGKDIVENITDSLYRSRHTLCLVSRHYLRSNWCSLEMKLATSRLQVEQRDILLLVFLEKIHGTKPPVMIHGTKPPVMVPGPEPAMRIHGTKHPVLIRGPEPASTVSSPELLFSILVRQGCD; via the coding sequence ATGAGACCAATGCAGTTGACGCTCGGCAGTAACATCACATCTAAACAGAACCTGAGTCTCCAGCTCAAAGGCCATACGGTGTCATTTGAGGACTGTGACAGACCTTTCTTTCAGTCTGTAACCCATCTTCATGCTGATGCTGAAGAATTCCTTTGTGGATCTGAATTCATGGGAAAGTACTTCACGTCTGTGGAAACATTTGACTACAGATCTAAGCTTACAGCTAAAAGGGTTGATTTAACATCAATGAATCAGCTGATTCACCTGAGGAAACTGACTCTACGACAGGTGGATCTTTTAACACAGCGTTCTGCCGACATCATTTTTCACAACTTGACCAAACTGGAGGTTCTGGAACTTGACAACTGCAGGATTTATTCTTTGGAGGGGAGTTTAATTAAAGACTTTAAATCTTTGAAAACATTGTATTTGCATGTAGAAAACATTTATAATGTATTCTACAGCTTTACTGAACATCTCTCTAGTCTTAAGTATTTGACGTTTGATAATTTACAGATGTTTTGCAGTTGTGACAATGCTTGGCTCATTACATGGGCAAAGGGCTGCAGGCAGGTTGAAGTGATCATGCTTACTCCGTATACACATCCCGTTATGTATGCTTTGGAGGACTTGACATGCTTGTCGGACAATGGACTAGACACACCTAATTTTGTCAAGTACACAGAAGCCAACTGCACAACGGAGGAGTTGGGCTTTGTGCTCTTTGCTGTGACTGGCCTGGGAGTCCTGTTCTTCATGCTGGTGGTGTTGGTCCTTAACATCACACTTGGGTGGCAGTCGGAGGTCATGCGATCCAACACCAGGGGGCGCTACCACTACGATGTGTTTGTCTCCTATAGCGGGAAGGACGAGCGCTGGGTGGTGGAGGAGCTGCTACCCAACCTGGAGCAGAGGGGTCCTCCTTTCCTGCGCCTCTGTCTGCACAGCAGGGACTTCCAGCTAGGGAAGGACATTGTGGAGAACATCACAGACAGCCTCTACCGGAGCCGACACACCCTCTGCCTAGTCAGCCGCCACTACCTGCGCAGTAACTGGTGCTCCCTGGAGATGAAGCTGGCCACCTCCAGGCTGCAGGTGGAGCAAAGGGACATCCTCCTCCTGGTCTTCCTGGAgaagatccatggcacgaagcctccagtgatgattcatggcacaaagcctccagtgatggtccctggcccggagcctgcaatgaggatccatggcacgaagcaccCAGTATTGATCCGCGGTCCGGAGCCTGCatcgacggtctccagtccggagcttttattctctattttggtcaggcaagggtgtgactag